A DNA window from Pleurodeles waltl isolate 20211129_DDA chromosome 12, aPleWal1.hap1.20221129, whole genome shotgun sequence contains the following coding sequences:
- the PLEKHF1 gene encoding pleckstrin homology domain-containing family F member 1, with protein sequence MADNLVNTEINSVRIGAVESCFGVAGQPLAHPGRVLVGEGILTKECRKKAKPRMFFLFNDILVYGNIVINKRKYNCQHIIPLEDVTIETLEDLPDRENRWMIKTSQKTFVVSAASQTERDEWIQHIEQCVRQLLEKMGRAASTEHAAPWIPDRATDICMRCTQKKFSLLTRRHHCRKCGFVVCRECSKFRFLMPKLNQKPQRVCGLCYKELMAEKAKEEQAARYNTENFHSEVPMHDPSSEDDSDNEYETMKAWTAEFYLPPS encoded by the coding sequence ATGGCTGACAACCTTGTTAATACAGAAATAAACTCTGTCCGCATAGGTGCTGTGGAGAGTTGCTTCGGGGTTGCAGGACAACCCTTGGCTCATCCAGGAAGGGTTCTCGTGGGGGAAGGAATTTTGACAAAAGAATGTCGGAAAAAGGCTAAGCCACgaatgttttttcttttcaacGATATCTTGGTGTATGGAAACATTGTGATTAACAAGCGTAAGTACAACTGCCAGCACATCATTCCTCTGGAGGATGTCACCATAGAGACCCTGGAGGACTTGCCAGACAGAGAGAATAGGTGGATGATCAAAACTTCCCAGAAAACATTTGTTGTGTCTGCAGCCTCTCAGACGGAGAGAGATGAATGGATCCAACATATTGAGCAATGTGTAAGACAGTTGCTTGAGAAAATGGGTAGGGCAGCCTCCACAGAGCATGCAGCCCCATGGATCCCTGATAGAGCTACTGACATTTGCATGCGCTGCACGCAGAAGAAATTTTCACTATTGACCCGTCGTCACCACTGCCGCAAGTGTGGATTTGTGGTGTGCCGGGAATGCTCTAAATTCAGATTTTTGATGCCCAAGTTGAATCAAAAACCGCAACGTGTATGTGGCCTATGCTACAAAGAGTTAATGGCTGAGAAGGCAAAGGAGGAACAAGCGGCGAGATACAACACTGAGAACTTCCATTCTGAAGTGCCCATGCATGACCCATCCAGTGAAGATGATAGTGACAATGAATATGAGACAATGAAGGCATGGACTGCAGAGTTTTATCTGCCCCCATCTTGA